A portion of the Fusobacterium perfoetens ATCC 29250 genome contains these proteins:
- a CDS encoding 7-cyano-7-deazaguanine synthase, producing the protein MENKRVRALALFSGGLDSALAIKVVANQGIEVIALNFVSHFFGGKNEKAEAMAKQLGVKLEYVNFSKEHMDIMRDPVYGRGKNMNPCIDCHALMFKVAGELLEKYDAQFIISGEVLGQRPMSQNSQALEKVKALSNISDLIVRPLSAKKLPMSKPEREGLIDREKLLDIEGRSRKPQMRLAEELGVKDYPMPGGGCLLTDPGYSKRLKLIEEDGLLYEEYSNIFHILKTGRFFRLGEKKYLFVGRTKEDNDIIVNYKTFGSFFIRGKGVGGPYIIGYGDLNSEEIQFAKDLFSRYCKFKGEQPIEIFFNEQPMNVDTINREEVEEKIKKYQINME; encoded by the coding sequence TTGGAAAATAAAAGAGTGAGAGCATTGGCACTATTTTCAGGTGGACTAGATAGTGCTTTAGCTATAAAAGTAGTAGCAAATCAAGGAATAGAAGTAATAGCTTTAAATTTTGTATCACATTTTTTTGGTGGTAAAAATGAAAAAGCTGAAGCTATGGCAAAACAATTAGGTGTAAAATTAGAATATGTAAATTTTAGTAAAGAGCATATGGATATTATGAGGGACCCTGTTTATGGAAGAGGAAAAAATATGAACCCTTGTATAGATTGTCATGCTTTAATGTTTAAAGTGGCAGGAGAGCTTTTAGAGAAATATGATGCACAATTTATAATTTCTGGAGAAGTTTTAGGTCAAAGACCAATGTCACAAAATTCACAAGCTTTAGAAAAAGTAAAAGCTTTATCAAATATATCTGATTTAATTGTTAGACCTCTTTCAGCAAAAAAATTACCAATGAGTAAACCTGAAAGAGAGGGATTGATTGACAGAGAAAAATTATTAGATATAGAGGGAAGAAGTAGAAAACCTCAAATGAGATTAGCTGAAGAATTAGGTGTTAAAGATTATCCTATGCCAGGTGGTGGATGTTTATTAACAGACCCTGGATATTCTAAGAGATTGAAATTAATAGAAGAAGATGGATTATTATATGAAGAATATTCAAATATATTCCATATTTTAAAAACAGGAAGATTTTTTAGATTAGGAGAAAAGAAATATCTTTTTGTAGGTAGAACAAAAGAGGATAATGATATAATAGTAAATTATAAAACATTTGGAAGCTTTTTTATAAGAGGAAAAGGAGTAGGAGGACCTTATATAATAGGGTATGGAGATTTGAATTCTGAAGAAATTCAATTTGCAAAGGATTTATTTTCAAGATACTGTAAATTTAAAGGGGAACAACCTATTGAAATTTTCTTTAATGAACAACCTATGAATGTTGATACAATTAATAGAGAAGAAGTTGAAGAAAAAATAAAAAAATATCAAATTAATATGGAATAA
- the hemW gene encoding radical SAM family heme chaperone HemW, translated as MVDAIYIHIPFCIRKCGYCDFLSFQSNEIEREKYINKLINEIKLYPKIKYDTIYFGGGTPSILKIEEIEKILKELSFDENSEITLEVNPKTVDKEKLKGLKKIGINRLSIGIQTFNQEFLKKLGRIHNIDDGINTYKMAREVGFKNISLDLMFSLPGQNIDDVEKDLDKLFLLNPEHFSIYSLIWEEGTLFYEKLLKGEYKETDNSLEADMYQMIIEKSKEQGYIHYEISNFCKEGKEAKHNTKYWKNQEYIGVGLGASGYYQNIRYKNFSNFEDYYDRIEKGLLPREDIEKVSEDEKEEYRHLVGLRLLKEGILESSDKKFYKIYNKLLKDGYLKKIESNGEIRYILTEKGLFLANEVFEEFV; from the coding sequence TTGGTAGATGCAATATATATTCATATTCCTTTCTGCATAAGAAAATGTGGGTATTGTGATTTTTTATCTTTTCAAAGTAATGAAATTGAAAGAGAAAAATATATAAATAAACTAATAAATGAAATAAAATTATATCCTAAAATAAAATATGATACAATATATTTTGGTGGAGGGACACCTTCTATATTAAAAATAGAAGAGATAGAAAAGATTTTAAAAGAGTTATCTTTTGATGAAAATAGTGAAATAACTTTAGAAGTGAATCCCAAAACTGTAGATAAAGAAAAATTAAAAGGATTAAAAAAAATTGGAATAAATAGACTTAGCATAGGAATTCAGACTTTTAATCAAGAATTTTTGAAAAAATTAGGTAGAATTCACAATATTGATGATGGAATAAATACTTATAAAATGGCTAGGGAAGTTGGATTTAAAAATATATCTTTAGATTTGATGTTTTCATTGCCAGGACAAAATATAGATGATGTTGAAAAAGATTTAGATAAATTATTTTTGTTAAATCCAGAACATTTTTCTATATATTCACTTATTTGGGAAGAGGGAACTTTATTCTATGAAAAATTGTTAAAAGGTGAATATAAGGAAACTGATAATAGTTTAGAAGCTGATATGTATCAAATGATAATAGAAAAAAGCAAAGAACAAGGCTATATTCATTATGAAATTTCTAATTTTTGTAAAGAGGGAAAAGAAGCAAAACACAATACTAAATATTGGAAAAATCAAGAATATATAGGTGTTGGTTTGGGAGCTTCAGGATATTATCAAAATATAAGATATAAAAATTTTTCTAATTTTGAAGATTATTATGATAGAATAGAAAAAGGTCTTTTACCAAGAGAAGATATAGAAAAAGTTTCAGAAGATGAAAAAGAAGAATATAGACATTTAGTGGGGTTAAGACTTCTGAAAGAGGGAATTTTAGAAAGTAGTGACAAAAAATTTTATAAAATATATAATAAACTATTAAAAGATGGATATTTAAAGAAAATAGAATCTAATGGAGAAATTAGATATATTTTGACAGAAAAAGGTCTTTTTTTAGCTAATGAAGTTTTTGAGGAATTTGTATAA
- a CDS encoding nitroreductase family protein, with the protein MPLTSKDLLKESQMRRTYRKFLPEKVDMEVIKDCILTAGTAPNGANKQPWHFSIITNEDLKKKIREKAEKIEKDFYENKISKEWKADLEKLTLSYEKPFLTEAPCLIGIFKENYVKLPDGTIDKNYYPNESIGIAIGFLINALRNAGYASLTYTPSPMLFLKEILNRPEGEQPVMILVVGKPDTTYELPKITKKSFEEIADIID; encoded by the coding sequence ATGCCATTAACATCAAAAGACTTATTAAAAGAATCTCAAATGCGTCGTACTTACAGAAAATTTTTACCTGAAAAAGTTGATATGGAAGTTATAAAAGATTGTATCCTTACAGCTGGAACTGCTCCAAATGGTGCTAATAAACAACCTTGGCATTTTTCTATTATCACAAATGAAGACTTAAAAAAGAAAATAAGAGAAAAAGCTGAAAAGATTGAAAAAGATTTCTATGAAAATAAAATTTCAAAAGAGTGGAAAGCTGACTTAGAAAAATTAACTTTATCTTATGAAAAACCTTTCTTAACAGAAGCTCCTTGTCTTATTGGAATTTTTAAAGAAAATTATGTAAAACTTCCTGATGGAACTATCGATAAAAATTATTATCCTAATGAATCAATAGGAATTGCTATTGGATTTTTAATAAATGCTCTTAGAAATGCTGGTTATGCTTCACTTACTTATACTCCATCTCCAATGCTTTTCTTAAAAGAAATTCTTAATCGTCCAGAGGGAGAGCAACCTGTAATGATATTAGTAGTAGGAAAACCTGATACAACTTATGAATTACCAAAAATAACAAAAAAATCTTTTGAAGAAATTGCTGATATTATAGATTAA
- a CDS encoding phospho-sugar mutase, giving the protein MDEKTLKGYNLWLNSPYIDEEDKKELKELEGNEKEIQERFYTNISFGTAGMRGIRGVGTNRINKYMVRKATQGLANYLIATTGEEGMKKGVAIAYDCRIGSYEYAINSALVLAGNGIKSYLFESLRTTPELSFAVRELKAQAGIMVTASHNPQEYNGYKVYWDIGGQIVEPQASGIINAVNAIEDFAEIKMVTEEEAKAKGLLEIVGEKLDNRFIEEVKKEAIHVDIPGKKDYKIVYSPLHGTAGRPVKRILAEMGFESIYVVKEQEQPDGMFPTCSYANPEDTTVFALSTKLADEVGADLCIANDPDGDRTGIAVKTKDGKWFYPNGNQIGMLFMEYILKMTKPLPTNGAVVSTIVSTPILDEIGKAYGVKVYRTLTGFKYIGEKIEEFKNKVLDGTYLFGFEESIGYLKGTHVRDKDAVVASLLLAEIGAYYASQGTSIANEIEKIYEKYGWYGESTVSVTKKGMDGAKEIAHIMEQLREREITEILGKKVLTLKDFEKRVEINLTKCERKTIELPKSDVLQFILEDDTMITVRPSGTEPKIKYYIYVKADSKEKSEEKLEAVKEGFVKFVDSL; this is encoded by the coding sequence ATGGATGAAAAAACTTTAAAAGGGTATAACCTTTGGTTAAACTCACCTTACATTGATGAAGAGGACAAAAAAGAATTAAAAGAGTTAGAAGGAAACGAAAAAGAAATACAAGAGAGATTTTATACTAATATAAGTTTCGGAACTGCTGGAATGAGAGGAATAAGAGGAGTTGGAACTAACAGAATAAACAAATATATGGTTAGAAAAGCTACTCAAGGATTAGCAAATTATTTAATAGCAACTACTGGAGAAGAGGGAATGAAAAAAGGAGTTGCTATTGCATATGACTGTAGAATAGGTTCATATGAATATGCAATAAATTCAGCTCTTGTATTAGCAGGAAATGGAATAAAATCATATCTATTTGAATCTTTAAGAACTACACCTGAATTATCTTTTGCAGTTAGAGAATTAAAAGCTCAAGCTGGTATAATGGTAACAGCATCTCATAACCCACAAGAATATAATGGATACAAAGTTTACTGGGATATCGGAGGACAAATAGTAGAACCTCAAGCTTCTGGAATAATTAATGCTGTTAATGCAATAGAAGATTTTGCAGAAATAAAAATGGTTACAGAAGAAGAAGCTAAAGCAAAAGGACTATTAGAAATAGTTGGAGAAAAACTAGACAATAGATTTATAGAAGAGGTTAAAAAAGAAGCTATTCATGTAGATATTCCTGGTAAAAAAGATTATAAAATAGTATATTCTCCATTACATGGAACAGCAGGAAGACCTGTAAAAAGAATATTAGCTGAAATGGGATTTGAAAGTATATATGTAGTAAAAGAACAAGAACAACCAGATGGAATGTTCCCAACTTGTTCTTATGCAAATCCAGAAGATACTACAGTATTTGCTCTTTCAACAAAATTAGCTGATGAAGTTGGAGCAGATTTATGTATAGCTAACGACCCAGATGGAGATAGAACAGGAATAGCTGTAAAAACAAAAGATGGAAAATGGTTCTATCCAAATGGAAACCAAATTGGAATGTTATTTATGGAATATATTTTAAAAATGACAAAACCTCTTCCTACAAATGGAGCAGTTGTTTCAACAATAGTTTCTACTCCTATATTAGATGAAATAGGAAAAGCTTATGGAGTAAAAGTTTACAGAACTCTTACAGGATTTAAATATATTGGAGAAAAGATAGAAGAGTTTAAAAATAAAGTATTAGACGGAACTTATCTATTTGGATTTGAAGAATCTATAGGATATTTAAAAGGAACTCATGTAAGAGATAAAGACGCTGTTGTAGCTTCACTTTTACTTGCTGAAATAGGAGCTTACTATGCTAGTCAAGGAACATCTATAGCTAATGAAATAGAAAAAATCTATGAAAAATATGGATGGTATGGAGAATCAACAGTTTCTGTTACTAAAAAAGGAATGGATGGAGCAAAAGAAATTGCTCATATAATGGAACAATTAAGAGAAAGAGAAATAACAGAAATTTTAGGTAAAAAAGTTCTTACATTAAAAGATTTTGAAAAACGTGTAGAAATCAATTTAACAAAATGTGAAAGAAAAACTATAGAACTTCCAAAATCTGATGTATTACAATTTATCTTAGAAGATGATACTATGATAACTGTAAGACCTTCTGGAACAGAGCCAAAAATTAAATACTATATTTATGTAAAAGCAGATTCTAAAGAAAAATCTGAAGAGAAATTAGAGGCTGTTAAAGAGGGGTTTGTAAAATTTGTAGATAGCCTATAG
- the pfkB gene encoding 1-phosphofructokinase, which yields MIYTVTLNPAVDYYLSMDKFIEGELNSLKDAYTLPGGKGINVSKVLKNFGVESITLGFIGGFTGEYIRKNIEEYGIQQDFVKIKEDTRINIKMKTNEKESEISGKAPNISKEEYKIFLEKIKNIKSGDILVLSGSIPKSLPKDVYVEIIRELPSGVKVIVDTRGDSLKDVLKEGVFLVKPNNHELEEFFGEKYFTDEEIIEAGKKLMKLGSENVLISLGKDGSILITKNGVYKGNVPKGKLISSVGAGDSMVAGVLYGINRGEKIEDVYKYGIASGSSTAFSEGLTTFENMKKLLNEIEIKII from the coding sequence ATGATATATACAGTAACTTTAAATCCAGCTGTTGATTATTATCTATCTATGGATAAATTTATAGAAGGAGAACTAAATTCTCTAAAAGATGCCTATACTCTTCCAGGAGGAAAAGGGATTAATGTATCAAAAGTTTTAAAAAATTTTGGAGTGGAAAGTATAACTTTAGGTTTCATTGGAGGATTTACAGGAGAATATATAAGAAAAAATATTGAAGAATATGGTATTCAGCAAGATTTTGTAAAAATAAAAGAAGATACAAGAATAAATATAAAAATGAAAACAAATGAAAAAGAAAGTGAAATTTCAGGGAAAGCTCCAAATATTTCAAAAGAAGAATACAAAATATTTTTAGAAAAAATAAAAAATATAAAATCAGGAGATATATTAGTTTTATCAGGAAGTATTCCAAAATCTTTACCAAAAGATGTATATGTGGAAATAATTAGAGAATTACCAAGTGGGGTAAAAGTAATTGTAGATACAAGAGGGGATTCATTAAAAGATGTTTTAAAAGAGGGAGTATTTTTAGTAAAACCTAATAATCATGAGTTAGAAGAATTTTTTGGAGAAAAATATTTTACAGATGAAGAAATAATAGAAGCAGGAAAAAAATTAATGAAATTAGGTAGTGAAAATGTATTAATTTCTTTAGGAAAAGATGGTTCTATATTAATAACTAAAAATGGAGTTTATAAAGGAAATGTGCCAAAAGGAAAATTGATAAGTTCAGTAGGTGCAGGAGATTCTATGGTTGCTGGAGTTCTTTATGGAATAAACAGAGGAGAAAAAATAGAGGATGTTTATAAATATGGGATAGCTTCTGGAAGTTCAACAGCTTTTTCAGAAGGATTAACTACTTTTGAAAATATGAAAAAATTATTAAATGAAATTGAAATAAAAATAATTTAA
- a CDS encoding YggS family pyridoxal phosphate-dependent enzyme has protein sequence MSSVTKNVQEVLEDIKKYSIYPERVKLVAVTKYPVVTREKMLELIENGVFSFGENRVQVLEEKLEILGEEKNKIKWNFIGNLQKNKVKYIVDFIDMIHSINKLSLAEEIDKRAEKIGRKIDVLIEINLSGEDSKEGYQLEEFYKDIEELTKLKNINICGLMTMAPNTEDENLIRGSFRKLREIRDEVNEKFGNNLKELSMGMSGDYKIALEEGATIIRIGSKLYE, from the coding sequence ATGAGTTCAGTAACAAAAAATGTTCAAGAGGTATTAGAGGATATAAAAAAATATTCTATCTATCCTGAAAGAGTAAAACTTGTAGCAGTAACAAAATATCCTGTTGTAACAAGAGAAAAAATGTTAGAATTAATAGAAAATGGAGTTTTTTCTTTTGGAGAAAATAGAGTACAAGTATTAGAAGAAAAATTAGAAATACTTGGAGAAGAAAAAAATAAAATAAAATGGAATTTTATAGGAAATTTACAAAAAAATAAAGTCAAATATATAGTTGATTTTATAGATATGATTCATTCTATAAATAAATTGTCTTTAGCAGAAGAAATTGATAAAAGAGCTGAAAAAATAGGGAGAAAAATAGATGTTTTAATTGAAATAAATCTTTCTGGAGAGGATTCTAAAGAGGGATATCAGTTAGAAGAATTTTATAAAGATATAGAGGAATTAACAAAGTTAAAAAATATAAATATATGTGGACTTATGACAATGGCTCCTAATACAGAGGATGAAAATCTAATAAGAGGAAGTTTTAGAAAATTAAGAGAAATTAGAGATGAAGTTAATGAAAAATTTGGTAATAATTTGAAAGAACTTTCTATGGGTATGAGTGGAGATTATAAAATTGCTTTGGAAGAGGGAGCAACTATAATAAGAATTGGTAGTAAGTTATATGAATAA
- the galU gene encoding UTP--glucose-1-phosphate uridylyltransferase GalU, giving the protein MKKVTKAVIPAAGLGTRVLPATKAQPKEMLVIVDKPSLQYIVEELVESGIKDIVIITGRNKNSIEDHFDYSFELEETLKEEGKEDLLEKVKHLSNLANIYYVRQNHPLGLGHAILKAKPFIGDEPFVIALGDDIVYNDKTATSQLMDVYEKYRASVLGVQDVPEKDVSKYGIVKPFLKLDDKTVEVEDFIEKPSIEEAPSTLACLGRYLLDGKIFKYLEETKPGKGGEIQLTDAILKMLKDGNKVVAHNFQGKRYDIGNKIGLLKANIEFGLRNEETREDLIKYLKEELIIK; this is encoded by the coding sequence ATGAAAAAAGTTACAAAAGCAGTAATACCAGCAGCTGGTCTAGGAACAAGAGTTTTACCAGCTACAAAAGCTCAACCAAAAGAAATGTTAGTTATAGTTGATAAACCTTCTTTACAATATATTGTAGAAGAATTAGTTGAATCTGGAATTAAAGATATAGTTATAATTACAGGAAGAAATAAAAATTCTATAGAAGACCATTTTGATTATTCTTTTGAATTAGAAGAGACATTAAAAGAAGAAGGAAAAGAAGATTTATTAGAAAAAGTAAAGCATCTTTCAAACTTAGCGAATATATATTATGTTAGACAAAATCATCCATTAGGACTTGGACATGCTATTTTAAAAGCAAAACCATTTATTGGTGATGAACCATTTGTAATAGCATTAGGAGATGATATTGTATATAATGATAAAACAGCTACATCACAATTAATGGATGTTTATGAAAAATATAGGGCTAGTGTATTAGGAGTTCAAGATGTTCCTGAAAAAGATGTTTCTAAATATGGAATAGTAAAACCATTTTTAAAATTAGATGATAAGACAGTAGAGGTAGAAGATTTTATAGAAAAACCAAGTATAGAAGAAGCTCCTTCAACTCTAGCTTGTTTGGGAAGATATTTATTAGATGGAAAAATTTTTAAATATTTAGAAGAAACAAAACCAGGAAAAGGTGGAGAAATTCAACTTACAGATGCTATTTTAAAAATGTTAAAAGATGGAAACAAAGTTGTGGCACATAATTTCCAAGGAAAAAGATATGATATTGGAAATAAAATAGGTCTTTTAAAAGCAAATATTGAATTTGGTTTAAGAAATGAAGAAACAAGAGAAGACCTTATAAAATATTTAAAAGAAGAATTAATTATAAAATAA
- a CDS encoding cell division protein SepF gives MKKNKGLLNNLFGFGIDLEEDEQIEKDEKINLTQMEEDTEIEIEEIKENKIETEIETKKNYTEEPYQNFLKEENEKETYKVEKQEKVEEKKERKIESYVDVTSYQNVVSRIKGFEDSKKIARYIKENKIVTLNLEELDTETAQRVIDFLSGAMSMKEASLVEISKCVYVSVPKNQRVLFEGQRNTEKFFREAGK, from the coding sequence ATGAAAAAAAATAAGGGACTACTTAATAATCTTTTTGGATTTGGGATAGATTTAGAAGAGGATGAACAAATAGAAAAAGATGAAAAAATAAATCTTACTCAAATGGAAGAAGATACAGAAATTGAAATAGAGGAAATAAAAGAGAATAAAATTGAAACAGAAATAGAAACTAAAAAAAATTATACAGAAGAACCATATCAAAATTTTTTAAAAGAAGAAAATGAAAAAGAAACTTATAAAGTAGAAAAACAAGAGAAAGTAGAAGAAAAAAAAGAGAGAAAAATAGAAAGTTATGTTGATGTAACTTCTTATCAAAATGTAGTTTCAAGAATAAAAGGTTTTGAAGATAGTAAAAAAATAGCAAGATATATAAAAGAAAATAAAATAGTAACATTAAATTTAGAAGAATTAGATACAGAAACTGCTCAAAGAGTGATAGACTTTTTAAGTGGAGCAATGAGTATGAAAGAAGCTAGTTTAGTAGAAATTAGTAAATGTGTTTATGTATCAGTTCCAAAAAATCAAAGAGTTTTATTTGAGGGACAAAGAAACACAGAAAAATTTTTTAGAGAGGCTGGAAAATAA
- a CDS encoding DeoR/GlpR family DNA-binding transcription regulator, which yields MLSVERYNLILELIKQKKNIRLNEIVEELKISEATARRDLNFLEAKKKIKRVHGGAVLVDTKEEDIDYKKLINIEEKEIIAKKAIEHIEDGQTIYLDAGSTTGAMIKYLSKFKDLKVVTNGYHYINDLLKLKNIEVYILGGKLKEKTGAIVGVTALLMLKNFNFDISFLGTNGVDKDGYSTPDPEEVIVKSEAVKRGKKVFFLCDHTKFFNKTFINFAKLNDGVLISDTNIPEELENK from the coding sequence ATGTTAAGCGTAGAGAGATATAATCTTATTTTAGAACTAATAAAACAGAAAAAAAATATAAGATTGAATGAAATTGTAGAAGAATTAAAAATTTCTGAAGCAACAGCAAGAAGAGATTTAAATTTTTTAGAAGCTAAGAAAAAAATAAAAAGAGTTCATGGTGGAGCAGTCTTAGTAGATACAAAAGAAGAAGATATAGATTATAAAAAATTAATAAATATCGAAGAAAAAGAAATAATAGCAAAAAAAGCTATAGAACATATAGAAGATGGTCAAACAATATATTTAGATGCAGGAAGTACAACGGGAGCTATGATAAAATATCTTTCAAAATTTAAAGATCTAAAAGTTGTAACTAATGGATACCACTATATAAATGATTTATTAAAGTTAAAAAATATAGAAGTATATATTTTAGGTGGAAAATTAAAAGAAAAAACAGGAGCTATTGTTGGAGTTACAGCTTTGTTAATGTTAAAGAATTTTAATTTTGATATATCTTTTTTGGGAACCAATGGAGTTGATAAAGATGGATATTCTACGCCAGACCCAGAAGAAGTAATTGTAAAATCAGAGGCAGTTAAGCGTGGAAAAAAAGTTTTCTTCTTATGTGACCATACAAAATTTTTTAATAAAACTTTTATAAATTTTGCAAAATTAAATGATGGGGTATTAATATCAGATACAAATATTCCAGAAGAATTAGAAAATAAATAA
- a CDS encoding PTS fructose transporter subunit IIABC has product MLKDMLIKNCINLNLKAKSKDEVIDEMIDMLMSNGRLNNREEYKKEILKREAQSSTGLEEGIAIPHAKTKAVKIPSIAFGRSSEGVDYQSLDGEPSKLFFMIAAPSDAADSHIEVLSKLTTLLLDDDIREALLNAKTEDEVLEILLKETEEKVEEKIENTNGLPEVLAVTACPTGIAHTYMAADSLMKKATEMGIKIKVETNGSTGVKNQLTEKEIKNAKGIIVAADKNVEMVRFDGKHVEIVPVIEGIKNPEKLIKNAVEQKALIYKAENTGAVVNGKKEKKGFYKHLMSGVSNMLPFVVGGGILIALSFMFGIKAVDPSDPSFNPLAKLLSDIGGGNAFFLMVPVMAGFIGMSIADRPGFAPAMVAGLISANNGAGFLGALIGGFLGGYSIVFLKKVFEKLPQGLEGLKPVLLYPVFGIFITGTLMYKVILSPVVALNTGMTSFLNGLGTGNLILLGVIVAGMMAVDMGGPINKAAFTFGIAMISAGNYYPHAAVMAGGMVPPLGIAIATTLFKNKFTKDEREAGKTCYVMGASFITEGAIPFAAADPARVLPACIIGSSIAGGLSMFFGAQLPAPHGGIFVIPVVTNPIMYLVSIIVGSLVTALILGYIKKSVHE; this is encoded by the coding sequence ATGTTAAAGGACATGCTTATTAAAAATTGTATCAACTTGAATCTTAAAGCTAAATCAAAAGATGAAGTCATTGATGAAATGATTGATATGCTTATGAGTAATGGAAGATTAAATAATAGGGAAGAGTATAAAAAAGAAATTTTAAAAAGAGAAGCTCAAAGTTCAACAGGTTTAGAAGAGGGAATAGCAATTCCACATGCAAAAACAAAAGCTGTAAAAATACCAAGTATAGCTTTTGGTAGGTCTTCAGAAGGTGTAGACTATCAATCTTTAGATGGAGAGCCTTCAAAATTATTTTTTATGATAGCAGCACCAAGTGATGCAGCAGATTCTCATATAGAAGTATTATCAAAATTAACAACTTTATTATTAGATGATGATATAAGAGAAGCTTTATTAAATGCTAAAACAGAAGATGAAGTTTTAGAAATATTATTAAAAGAAACAGAAGAAAAAGTTGAAGAAAAAATTGAAAATACAAATGGGCTTCCAGAAGTTTTAGCTGTTACAGCATGTCCAACAGGAATTGCTCACACATATATGGCAGCAGATTCTTTAATGAAAAAAGCTACAGAAATGGGAATAAAAATTAAAGTAGAAACTAATGGTTCTACAGGAGTAAAAAATCAATTAACAGAAAAAGAGATAAAAAATGCTAAAGGAATTATAGTTGCAGCTGATAAAAATGTTGAAATGGTAAGATTTGATGGAAAACATGTAGAAATTGTTCCTGTTATTGAAGGAATAAAAAATCCAGAAAAATTAATAAAAAATGCTGTAGAACAAAAAGCTCTAATATATAAAGCTGAGAATACTGGAGCAGTAGTAAATGGGAAAAAAGAAAAAAAAGGATTCTATAAACATTTAATGTCTGGAGTATCTAATATGTTACCATTTGTTGTAGGTGGTGGAATTCTTATAGCATTATCGTTTATGTTTGGAATAAAAGCTGTTGACCCAAGTGACCCATCATTTAATCCATTGGCAAAATTATTAAGTGATATTGGTGGAGGAAATGCTTTCTTTTTAATGGTTCCTGTTATGGCTGGATTTATTGGAATGAGTATAGCAGATAGACCAGGATTTGCTCCAGCAATGGTAGCTGGACTTATTTCAGCAAATAATGGAGCAGGATTTTTAGGAGCTTTAATTGGTGGATTTTTAGGTGGATATTCAATAGTATTTTTAAAGAAAGTATTTGAAAAATTACCACAAGGTTTAGAAGGATTAAAACCAGTTCTTCTTTATCCAGTATTTGGAATTTTTATTACAGGAACTTTAATGTATAAAGTAATTCTTTCTCCAGTAGTAGCTTTAAATACAGGAATGACATCTTTCTTAAATGGACTTGGAACAGGAAATTTAATTTTATTAGGAGTGATTGTAGCAGGAATGATGGCTGTTGATATGGGAGGACCAATAAATAAAGCAGCTTTCACATTTGGAATTGCAATGATATCAGCAGGAAACTATTATCCACATGCAGCTGTAATGGCTGGAGGAATGGTTCCACCTTTAGGAATAGCAATAGCAACAACATTATTTAAAAATAAATTTACAAAAGATGAAAGAGAAGCAGGAAAAACTTGTTATGTAATGGGAGCTTCATTTATAACAGAGGGAGCTATTCCATTTGCAGCAGCCGACCCAGCAAGAGTACTTCCAGCTTGTATAATTGGTTCAAGTATTGCTGGAGGATTATCAATGTTCTTTGGAGCTCAATTACCAGCACCACATGGAGGAATATTTGTAATACCAGTAGTAACAAATCCTATAATGTATTTAGTTTCAATTATTGTTGGCTCTTTAGTAACAGCTTTAATTTTAGGATATATTAAAAAATCTGTGCATGAATAA